A single region of the Planctomycetaceae bacterium genome encodes:
- a CDS encoding DNA adenine methylase, whose translation MSGVTVVTADRIHQPRAHAAVRTGEYVFSQLIPYIGNKRKLLHVIDAAVRHSGCRGGLFVDLFTGSTVVARWAKKQGFAVLANDWEPYACQIARGTVALNAVPAFKALGGAAAVFDKLNALRPLDGYVSTHLCPFDDAAADPLTERMFFTRANGMRIDAIREQLAQWHAQGKIDDDELAYVLAALIYAVSYASNTSGVFKGYHHGWGGRTGTALYRILAPLTLSPPLLHDNDRTNLATQADAQALAGRLTETLGRTPDIVYIDPPYNQHPYGSNYHVLNTVALWDKPALGAVTQARGNKAAIRTDWRTSRRSAYNHASQAAAAFADLIATVQARHILVSYSTDGTIPLAEVLAPLAARGALHVFTQAYKRYRVSTPRMSAKSHTVEFVAACDTAGTPQRRKDVERMSENILQQEQRGRGRAGLRGFKGR comes from the coding sequence ATGAGCGGCGTCACCGTTGTCACAGCCGACCGCATTCATCAGCCGCGGGCGCATGCCGCCGTGCGGACGGGGGAATACGTCTTCTCGCAGCTTATCCCGTACATCGGCAACAAGCGCAAGCTCCTGCACGTGATCGATGCGGCCGTGCGGCACAGCGGCTGTCGCGGCGGGCTGTTCGTGGACCTCTTCACCGGCAGTACGGTCGTGGCGCGGTGGGCCAAGAAACAAGGCTTTGCGGTGCTGGCCAACGATTGGGAGCCATACGCCTGCCAGATCGCCCGCGGCACCGTGGCGCTCAACGCCGTGCCGGCCTTCAAGGCCTTGGGCGGCGCCGCGGCCGTGTTTGATAAACTCAACGCCCTGCGGCCGCTCGATGGGTACGTCAGCACGCACCTGTGCCCGTTCGACGATGCCGCTGCTGATCCTCTGACCGAACGGATGTTCTTCACGCGCGCCAACGGGATGCGCATTGACGCCATACGAGAGCAACTCGCGCAGTGGCACGCCCAAGGCAAGATCGACGACGACGAACTGGCGTACGTGCTGGCGGCGCTGATCTACGCCGTCAGCTACGCCAGCAACACCAGCGGCGTGTTCAAGGGCTACCATCACGGCTGGGGCGGACGCACGGGCACGGCGCTTTACCGGATCCTCGCGCCGCTGACGCTGAGCCCGCCGCTCTTGCACGACAACGACCGGACGAACCTGGCGACACAGGCTGACGCGCAGGCGCTGGCAGGCCGATTGACCGAAACGCTCGGCAGAACGCCCGACATCGTTTACATCGACCCACCCTATAACCAGCACCCCTACGGCAGCAACTACCACGTGCTCAACACCGTGGCGCTGTGGGACAAGCCGGCCTTGGGCGCAGTGACCCAAGCGCGCGGCAACAAGGCGGCGATCCGCACCGACTGGCGCACCAGCCGCCGCAGCGCGTACAATCATGCTTCTCAGGCCGCCGCGGCGTTTGCCGATCTGATCGCGACCGTTCAAGCCCGCCACATTCTCGTCAGTTACAGCACCGACGGCACGATCCCCCTGGCGGAAGTTCTCGCGCCCCTGGCCGCCCGCGGCGCGCTGCACGTCTTCACGCAGGCCTACAAACGCTATCGCGTCAGCACGCCGCGGATGAGCGCCAAGTCGCACACGGTCGAGTTCGTGGCCGCCTGCGATACAGCAGGCACGCCACAGCGGCGCAAAGACGTGGAACGAATGTCGGAGAACATACTACAACAGGAGCAGCGGGGACGGGGGAGAGCGGGATTACGCGGATTCAAGGGAAGATAA